Proteins encoded within one genomic window of Bradyrhizobium sp. CB1717:
- a CDS encoding branched-chain amino acid ABC transporter permease, giving the protein MKYAVPVVALLLSAPFFLPGFHVTLLTEILIFALFAMSLDVQVGYARMFSFGHAAPYGVGAYVAAFALVVGQLPLPIAILIAVVAVFILSIPIGWLCTRASGVAFAMLTLAFAQLAFAVAFKWNAVTGGSDGISGLIRNPGPWGFAGLESRDGYYWLTVTLVVGTAWLASRFVRSPMGTAIVAVRENERRAIAIGYEPCQLRLAAFVISNTGAGLAGALHAGFLLFVSPELLHWTLSGYVLVAVVLGGSGTLIGPMIGAALMVIGGHQLSAVATSWPLFMGLLFMIVVVVAPNGLWGIKSSISNALALRKASRLEMNHVAS; this is encoded by the coding sequence ATGAAGTACGCAGTACCAGTCGTCGCACTTCTATTGTCGGCGCCGTTCTTTCTTCCCGGCTTTCACGTTACCCTTTTGACCGAGATCCTGATCTTCGCCCTGTTCGCGATGAGTCTCGATGTCCAAGTGGGCTACGCCCGTATGTTCTCGTTTGGGCACGCTGCGCCCTACGGGGTCGGAGCTTATGTGGCGGCCTTCGCTTTGGTCGTCGGTCAGTTGCCACTGCCGATCGCCATCTTGATTGCGGTGGTTGCGGTGTTCATCCTGTCCATCCCGATCGGTTGGCTCTGCACCAGGGCAAGCGGCGTCGCATTCGCGATGCTCACGCTTGCGTTCGCGCAGCTGGCGTTTGCCGTTGCTTTCAAATGGAATGCCGTAACCGGAGGCTCGGACGGAATTTCGGGACTTATCCGAAACCCGGGGCCTTGGGGATTTGCTGGCCTGGAATCCCGTGACGGCTATTACTGGCTCACTGTGACTCTTGTGGTGGGTACCGCATGGCTCGCGAGCAGGTTCGTTCGTTCTCCTATGGGGACCGCTATTGTTGCCGTTCGAGAGAACGAGAGGCGAGCTATCGCGATCGGCTACGAGCCTTGTCAGCTTCGGCTGGCTGCGTTCGTGATCTCGAATACAGGCGCTGGTTTGGCCGGCGCGCTTCATGCCGGCTTCTTGTTGTTCGTTTCGCCTGAACTCCTTCATTGGACACTATCCGGCTACGTTCTCGTTGCTGTGGTGCTTGGCGGTAGCGGGACTTTGATCGGCCCGATGATCGGTGCGGCGTTGATGGTGATCGGCGGGCATCAATTGAGTGCAGTAGCGACGAGTTGGCCGCTCTTTATGGGACTGCTCTTCATGATCGTCGTCGTGGTTGCTCCGAATGGTCTCTGGGGGATCAAGTCCTCAATTTCGAACGCCCTCGCTTTGCGGAAAGCCAGCCGCCTGGAGATGAATCATGTCGCTTCTTGA
- a CDS encoding branched-chain amino acid ABC transporter permease: MISWQVLLNLTLNTLALASLLAMLMMGLTLIFGILRIMNFAHGAIYMLGAYCGISAAALLGTFWVGLLVAPFAAGLLGCILEFTLLRRLYRRDGGSFLLITFGLSLVLSESIRLIWGPNTRDVELPEILSGVLWIGDEPYPAYRIFLILWGIIVLLALTYVFLRTRLGLLIRAIAQNAEMTQALGIDVGLMRSLTFAVGCAFAGLGGYLAVPLITGYIGMGGAAIIDSFVIVMIGGMGSLFGSVAASVLVALTQTFGNFYLPELALVATYLLMIGVLLYRPGGLFGEQD; encoded by the coding sequence ATGATCTCTTGGCAAGTCTTGCTCAATCTGACTTTGAACACCCTCGCTTTGGCGTCGTTGCTCGCGATGCTGATGATGGGCCTCACTCTTATTTTTGGAATATTGCGCATCATGAATTTTGCTCATGGTGCGATCTATATGCTTGGAGCCTATTGCGGCATATCGGCAGCTGCTCTCCTCGGGACTTTCTGGGTGGGATTGTTAGTCGCGCCGTTTGCCGCGGGTCTCCTGGGCTGCATTCTCGAGTTCACCCTCCTGCGGCGGCTGTATCGACGAGATGGTGGTAGCTTTTTGCTGATCACATTCGGCTTGAGCTTGGTTTTGAGCGAGTCGATCCGGCTTATTTGGGGGCCAAACACTCGCGATGTGGAGCTTCCCGAAATACTTTCCGGAGTGCTGTGGATTGGCGACGAGCCTTATCCTGCATATCGGATCTTTTTGATCTTGTGGGGGATCATCGTTCTGTTGGCGCTCACTTACGTGTTCTTGCGCACGCGATTGGGATTGTTGATCCGGGCGATCGCCCAGAATGCGGAAATGACCCAGGCGCTCGGGATCGACGTCGGGCTGATGAGGTCGCTGACGTTTGCCGTTGGCTGCGCGTTCGCGGGTCTGGGTGGCTATCTCGCGGTGCCGCTGATTACGGGCTACATCGGCATGGGCGGGGCGGCAATCATAGACTCGTTTGTTATCGTCATGATCGGCGGCATGGGGAGCTTGTTCGGCTCTGTCGCTGCTAGCGTCCTGGTCGCGCTCACGCAGACGTTCGGCAACTTCTATCTTCCGGAATTGGCACTAGTCGCGACCTATCTGCTGATGATTGGGGTGCTTCTGTATCGGCCTGGCGGATTGTTCGGAGAGCAAGACTAA
- a CDS encoding ABC transporter substrate-binding protein, with protein sequence MSISRRSLLVSSAAVSGSALLPGLRKSARAEAGPIRIGVPTGITGNWAALGQQVQRSCRLFAKTVNAKGGIHGRPVEFIYEDTQGDPAACVRKVTELVERGGVNLITGIISSPESLAVMPRLNDWNTIYVGSISGVGSMTAANFVPNAFRSCTSGPMRARTIALWLADSPKKRHFAIAQDYAWGKSSVATFEKLIADLKKEVVGQVLSPLGTKDYSSFIARIREANPEVLYIAMSGDDATAFLKQAAQYRLADRMQLVTEVLDILNIKPLGDAAVGLYGVSQYNFGYDAPGNAEFVRLFKAEYNDVPDTYEGEQWQALAFLAEAIRRSNSTDATAVRGALEGLEIDSVKGKVKMRACDHQAEQQVFIAKVEKTDQVAYPVPKIGKAYAIDAVMPGCRKDTY encoded by the coding sequence ATGTCAATAAGCAGAAGATCCCTTTTGGTCAGTTCAGCTGCCGTTTCCGGGAGCGCATTGCTCCCGGGGCTTCGCAAGTCGGCTAGGGCGGAGGCGGGGCCTATCCGGATTGGGGTTCCGACCGGGATTACGGGCAACTGGGCCGCGCTGGGTCAGCAGGTGCAGCGGTCGTGCCGCCTGTTCGCCAAGACCGTGAATGCCAAAGGTGGCATCCATGGCCGGCCCGTCGAATTCATCTATGAGGATACGCAGGGCGATCCTGCTGCGTGTGTGCGTAAGGTAACAGAGCTTGTCGAGCGCGGCGGGGTGAATCTGATCACTGGCATCATTTCGAGCCCTGAATCGCTGGCAGTGATGCCGCGTCTCAACGACTGGAATACTATCTATGTCGGAAGCATTAGCGGAGTCGGGTCAATGACTGCCGCCAACTTTGTGCCGAATGCATTCCGCTCATGTACGTCTGGGCCTATGCGTGCGAGGACGATTGCTCTCTGGTTGGCGGACTCGCCTAAGAAGCGTCACTTCGCGATTGCGCAAGATTATGCTTGGGGCAAAAGCAGCGTTGCAACTTTTGAGAAGCTCATAGCTGATCTCAAGAAGGAGGTCGTAGGACAAGTATTGTCTCCTTTGGGTACCAAAGATTATTCCAGCTTCATTGCCAGGATCAGGGAGGCCAATCCCGAAGTGCTCTACATCGCGATGAGCGGAGATGATGCGACGGCCTTCCTTAAGCAGGCCGCCCAGTATCGTTTGGCCGATCGAATGCAACTTGTAACAGAGGTCTTGGATATTCTGAATATCAAGCCCCTTGGAGATGCTGCGGTCGGACTATACGGCGTTAGTCAGTATAATTTTGGATATGACGCGCCCGGGAATGCGGAGTTCGTTCGGTTGTTTAAGGCCGAGTACAACGATGTTCCGGATACTTATGAGGGTGAGCAATGGCAGGCGCTCGCGTTCCTGGCTGAGGCAATCCGCCGGAGCAATTCTACGGACGCCACCGCTGTGCGGGGTGCTCTCGAGGGGCTGGAGATCGATAGCGTCAAGGGCAAGGTGAAGATGCGCGCCTGCGACCATCAGGCCGAGCAGCAGGTCTTCATTGCCAAGGTCGAGAAGACCGACCAGGTGGCGTACCCGGTGCCGAAGATTGGCAAAGCCTATGCGATTGATGCGGTGATGCCCGGTTGCCGTAAGGACACTTACTGA
- a CDS encoding citryl-CoA lyase — protein sequence MATTRIGSHPNDVARLRMRGCDALSHVVGEMTFTQGFYFIVTGRRPTEAQTKVLDAALLILMDHGLTPGALVARLVADSNPDDVQIPLAAGILMVGNRFAGTMTGAGRILSDGIAFEGEKATWADQVVQDFKKQKRRIPGFGHQQYTSGDPRAERLFKIAGDAGVKGDYISLIKLLSAAIDKDAKRHITLNVTGALGAVLHEIEFPVGAMRSVAAVGRCAGLAAHIEEERQSPVAPELFNFGETISYID from the coding sequence ATGGCTACAACCAGGATTGGCAGTCATCCGAACGATGTCGCTCGTCTGCGAATGAGAGGGTGCGATGCGCTGTCTCACGTCGTCGGCGAGATGACCTTTACGCAGGGGTTCTATTTTATCGTGACGGGGCGTCGCCCCACGGAAGCTCAGACCAAGGTCCTCGATGCAGCCCTTTTGATTCTCATGGATCATGGGCTCACGCCCGGGGCGCTCGTCGCCCGCCTGGTGGCAGATTCAAATCCAGACGACGTGCAAATTCCCTTGGCTGCTGGCATTCTGATGGTAGGCAACCGCTTTGCGGGTACGATGACTGGTGCTGGCCGCATCTTAAGCGACGGAATAGCCTTTGAAGGTGAGAAGGCTACCTGGGCCGATCAGGTGGTCCAAGACTTCAAGAAGCAAAAACGGCGCATTCCCGGCTTCGGTCACCAGCAATACACTTCAGGCGATCCTAGGGCTGAACGTCTCTTCAAGATTGCCGGTGACGCGGGAGTGAAGGGCGACTACATCTCTCTGATCAAGTTACTAAGCGCGGCTATCGACAAGGACGCCAAGCGGCACATTACACTCAACGTCACCGGTGCGTTAGGTGCCGTTCTTCATGAAATTGAGTTTCCAGTCGGAGCCATGCGGTCGGTTGCGGCCGTCGGGCGCTGCGCAGGGCTGGCAGCTCACATCGAGGAAGAGCGTCAGTCGCCTGTCGCGCCCGAACTCTTTAATTTTGGCGAAACAATCTCTTACATCGATTGA
- a CDS encoding CoA transferase: MDKDARSSLTGIRIIELTAMITGPLAGTMLADLGADVIKVENPPDGDPFRSFRGGNYSPYFCTYNRNKRSVVLNLKGEKGREAFLKLIETADVLIENFRAGVMDRLGLGVARLREVNPRLIICSITGFGDTGPYADRPAYDAVGQALSGISGLMLGAEGQITGPSVVDNLTGMYASYAVLGALFERERTGTARTIQLNMLESAIAFIADPFANYTMAGIKPDPLMRVRASQSYALRCSDGALLAIHMSSPTKFWVGVQKAFDRSDLGSDPRFESRAGRMENYEQLAQELGATAKTQERKYWIDRLVDNDVPHAPILTLQEVMDDAQVRHLDTFTEISHPVHGPHITIRRPVRYDGSRTDQPLNAAPDLNEHAAEVLGPLGYSTEAILELQRG, encoded by the coding sequence ATGGACAAAGACGCGCGCAGCTCCCTCACAGGTATTAGGATCATCGAGCTCACTGCGATGATCACTGGACCGCTTGCAGGGACTATGCTTGCCGATCTTGGGGCAGACGTCATCAAGGTCGAAAATCCCCCCGATGGAGATCCCTTTCGGTCCTTTCGTGGAGGGAACTATAGCCCCTACTTCTGCACGTATAATCGGAACAAGAGGAGCGTTGTTCTCAACCTGAAGGGAGAAAAGGGCCGCGAAGCGTTCCTCAAGTTGATTGAAACGGCGGACGTTCTCATCGAAAATTTTCGAGCGGGCGTCATGGACAGGTTGGGACTAGGGGTGGCGCGCCTGCGTGAGGTGAATCCGCGCCTGATTATTTGTTCGATCACCGGGTTCGGCGACACTGGACCTTATGCCGATCGACCGGCTTACGATGCGGTTGGCCAGGCGCTGAGCGGTATCTCCGGCCTGATGCTCGGGGCAGAGGGGCAGATCACAGGGCCCTCTGTGGTCGACAATCTTACCGGCATGTACGCGAGCTACGCCGTCTTAGGGGCGTTGTTCGAGCGCGAAAGAACCGGTACGGCGAGGACAATTCAGCTTAACATGCTGGAATCGGCCATCGCCTTCATCGCTGATCCGTTTGCGAATTATACCATGGCCGGGATCAAGCCGGATCCGTTGATGCGAGTAAGGGCATCGCAGTCCTACGCGTTGCGCTGTAGCGATGGCGCCCTTTTGGCAATTCATATGTCCTCGCCAACCAAATTCTGGGTTGGTGTCCAGAAGGCGTTCGATCGATCGGACTTGGGCTCTGATCCAAGGTTCGAGAGCCGCGCTGGCCGTATGGAGAACTACGAGCAGCTGGCGCAGGAGCTCGGGGCTACGGCTAAAACGCAAGAACGCAAATATTGGATTGATCGTTTGGTTGATAACGACGTTCCTCATGCGCCGATCCTTACCTTGCAAGAGGTAATGGATGATGCCCAGGTGCGTCATCTAGATACGTTTACCGAGATAAGCCATCCCGTCCATGGTCCGCACATCACCATCAGGCGTCCAGTTCGGTACGACGGGAGCCGTACGGACCAGCCGTTGAATGCTGCGCCCGACCTCAATGAGCACGCGGCTGAGGTTCTCGGTCCACTGGGTTACTCCACGGAAGCGATCCTGGAGTTGCAGCGCGGATAG
- a CDS encoding dienelactone hydrolase family protein has translation MSTDILFVRMENWVAMKVTSTIAKIKIDNSYMGGYLALPRGAPRGGVVVLQEIFGVTPAMRAIADDFATEGYAALVPDIYWRMQRDLDLGNGEDPAQRQAAVDFSERFDERVGTTDICASLDWLANYLKQSSRPGLVGFCLGGRLAVRAASLTEVACMVSMYGVRLDSLGEEIRKARSPMQFHFGENDNHNPMVTINRIREIVTERAAPNDEFYTYPDAEHAFYNRFRTDRFNEKAHRLARSRVVSFLRQYIG, from the coding sequence TTGTCGACAGATATTCTTTTCGTTCGGATGGAGAACTGGGTCGCCATGAAAGTCACATCAACGATTGCAAAAATCAAAATCGACAACTCCTATATGGGCGGCTACCTCGCCCTGCCGCGGGGCGCCCCCCGCGGCGGAGTAGTCGTTCTGCAGGAGATCTTCGGCGTTACGCCAGCCATGCGCGCCATTGCCGACGATTTTGCGACCGAGGGCTATGCCGCCCTAGTGCCTGATATCTATTGGCGAATGCAGCGAGACCTCGACCTCGGTAACGGCGAAGATCCTGCCCAAAGACAAGCGGCAGTCGATTTCTCCGAGCGCTTCGACGAACGAGTCGGAACGACTGATATCTGCGCAAGCCTTGATTGGCTTGCAAACTACTTGAAGCAGTCGTCGCGACCCGGCCTCGTGGGCTTTTGCCTTGGAGGTCGCCTGGCCGTTCGCGCCGCTTCGCTCACCGAAGTGGCGTGCATGGTCTCGATGTACGGAGTGCGGCTCGACTCGCTCGGTGAGGAGATCAGGAAGGCGAGAAGCCCGATGCAATTCCATTTTGGTGAAAATGACAATCACAATCCCATGGTCACGATCAACCGGATTCGCGAAATCGTGACGGAGAGAGCTGCGCCGAACGACGAGTTCTATACTTATCCCGACGCGGAGCATGCATTCTATAATCGGTTCCGGACGGACCGATTCAACGAGAAGGCCCATCGTCTTGCCAGGTCACGCGTCGTAAGCTTCCTTCGGCAGTATATTGGGTGA
- a CDS encoding pyruvate kinase: MVARGGLGVEIPPEEVPGRQKELVRACRLAAKPVIIATQMLDSMVAAPTPPRAEASDVATAIYDGADAVMLPAESASGAYSIEAVDMMDRIMTSGLATDGYLALTTATPDVVMIGRMDEGMSHLILLAVPLFVFLGLLIEMTGMARAMVGFLASLLGHVRGGLHYVLVGAMYLVSGISESKAADMAAVAPVLFPEMRQRGAKPCDLVALLAATGAQTETIPPSLVLITIGSVTGVSISALFTGGLLPGVVLAMMLAAVVWWRYRREDLSHVKRAAGWEIGRAFVIAIPAIALPFVIRTAVVEGGATATEVSTIGILYSVCAGLLIYRQFDWRRIYPMLVETASLSGAILLIIGAATGMAGALTQSGFSASLAKFMTSLPGGVPVFLAVTIVTFVMLGSVLEGIPAIVLFGPLLFPIARQVGVHVVHYAMVVVLAMGIGLFAPPFGVGYYAACAISRINPDEGMKPIVGYMIALLIGTLIVAAVPWLSIGFL, encoded by the coding sequence ATGGTCGCTCGTGGTGGCCTCGGTGTCGAGATCCCGCCTGAAGAGGTGCCCGGTCGCCAAAAGGAGCTCGTACGCGCCTGTCGGCTGGCGGCAAAGCCCGTCATCATCGCGACGCAAATGCTCGACTCGATGGTTGCCGCGCCCACCCCGCCGCGGGCGGAAGCTTCTGACGTTGCGACAGCAATCTATGATGGCGCGGACGCGGTAATGCTGCCTGCCGAATCGGCGAGCGGAGCCTATTCGATTGAGGCAGTCGACATGATGGACCGCATCATGACAAGCGGCCTCGCCACCGACGGCTACCTCGCGCTGACAACCGCCACGCCCGACGTGGTGATGATCGGACGAATGGACGAAGGCATGAGCCACTTGATCCTGCTCGCTGTACCTCTCTTCGTCTTCCTCGGCCTTCTGATCGAGATGACGGGCATGGCACGAGCCATGGTCGGGTTCCTGGCGAGCCTCTTAGGTCACGTCCGTGGCGGTCTGCATTACGTGCTGGTCGGTGCGATGTACCTGGTTTCGGGCATTTCCGAGTCCAAGGCGGCGGATATGGCTGCGGTGGCTCCTGTGTTGTTTCCCGAGATGCGGCAGAGAGGAGCAAAGCCATGCGATCTCGTTGCGCTCCTTGCCGCGACGGGGGCACAGACGGAGACGATTCCCCCGTCACTGGTTCTGATCACGATCGGCTCGGTGACGGGCGTGTCGATCTCGGCACTGTTCACCGGCGGATTGCTTCCGGGCGTGGTGCTCGCGATGATGCTTGCGGCGGTCGTGTGGTGGCGATACCGCCGCGAGGACCTGTCGCACGTCAAAAGGGCGGCGGGGTGGGAGATCGGCCGCGCCTTTGTCATCGCGATACCCGCGATCGCCTTGCCGTTCGTGATCCGGACCGCCGTCGTCGAAGGCGGCGCGACCGCAACGGAGGTCTCAACCATCGGCATCCTGTACTCGGTCTGCGCGGGTCTCTTGATCTATCGGCAGTTCGACTGGCGCCGGATCTATCCGATGCTGGTCGAGACGGCCTCGCTGTCAGGGGCGATCCTGCTCATCATCGGCGCGGCGACGGGCATGGCAGGGGCGCTGACCCAGTCGGGATTTTCTGCCTCTCTCGCCAAGTTCATGACCAGCCTTCCCGGCGGCGTGCCCGTCTTCCTGGCTGTGACGATCGTGACTTTCGTGATGCTGGGCAGCGTACTGGAAGGGATCCCGGCCATCGTCCTGTTCGGTCCGCTGCTGTTCCCGATCGCGCGGCAGGTCGGGGTGCACGTTGTTCACTATGCGATGGTGGTCGTTCTCGCGATGGGCATTGGTCTGTTCGCGCCGCCGTTCGGCGTCGGTTACTACGCGGCCTGCGCTATCAGTCGGATCAACCCGGACGAGGGCATGAAGCCGATCGTGGGCTACATGATTGCGCTCTTGATCGGCACGCTCATCGTCGCCGCGGTACCCTGGCTGTCG